From the Trifolium pratense cultivar HEN17-A07 linkage group LG4, ARS_RC_1.1, whole genome shotgun sequence genome, the window CCTTTCCAAAGTTTCCACAAAACAATTATACTTTTATATTATGTagcaattttatttaaaattaagagataaataagtttttggtccctataaatatctcaaattttatttttagtctctctaattttttttatcaagtttgGGTCCTTGATTTTAAGTAAACTCATGTGtatccttcatttttttttctttcaagtgACCAGCTTAGCATTTGGTAGTACATATCTTCATTAATAATTATTCTTTATAATTGCAATAAGgttcaaaattgaaatttgaaataccTTGTGCCTATTTAGGTAAATGAATATACATTATGAATATCGACATATTCTTTATAATTGCAATATGGTACAATATTCACTAAATTATATAGTACTCAGTATCACTTGTGATTTGGTTTTGGTATGAGTATAGTATAGCCAATAGCTGTATAGATGATAACTGTGCTATTCTGCAGTTGCACTATTTTTGGGGCCACTGGTTTTCATGTCCTTTAGTGAATTGTGTGCTTGCATACAAATATAATGTCTTTTGTCTGTGATCATACAAATAGCTCTATGTTTACTATTTCTAATGCACATTTGTCCAAACTCCAAAGTAGCATTTGTGGTCCTGCTTTGTGAATATTTAGTgttaaattaattcaaaatatttactGGATTGTGACGCCATTTGAATGACTGAAAATTCATTAGTGAATTGATCCACTTGTATCATGTGAGAGTCCTGTGACTTGTACTTCTTCAAAAAGATCCACTTgacgttttttattttttttgtgagctgcaaattaaatttattgaaggCACTTCCAAGCACAAGCTGTGCTTACAGGCCATAAGGAGCATTAGGGCATCTCCAATGCAAGTATCTTATTGAGTTCTTAAGGCTAAGCAGTCatgtcttatttttttttatcattggagttggatgacatgacattggaagTTGCTTAGAAATAGGGGATGAAACTTCATATTGCAACTCTTAACTTGGGTGGCTTAAcaataaaaatcattattttaataGGTATTAGTGGGTCCcatagttattatttttattgaaaaattggaGGATTGGAATTTATGTGTCAAACCAAAAacattgttttactttttaaaaacaatttaaagcTTTCCAACGGTAGGaattggaaattaatttatccaacaaacatattttcttattataaatATCAGGCATGAGAACAacgaaaattaatttatataatttattgttatgtattttattttattatgtatttcTTATTGTTGCGTATTTTTCGTCACTTGCTAGTTATTGTCGGTATGTATTTCTCAtcgtttaaaataaatttattatatttttatgtatttattatatatttttaatgttttttaaacatttattaGATTTAaccatatatattaataaaataattgatataaaaaatttaaatcaaaattaaatgaaaataaaaaatatatataaattggtgGGGTCACATATGAGTTGCTTATTTTAATGCCATTGGAGTAAAATTGGTGAAAGTTGCTTATCAAATTCTTAAATCCTACATGGCAATTTGGGTCCACAAAAAGTAACTTAAGCCACCCATCTAAGTTCCCCCCATTGGAGATGCCCTAATACTACGTACACAACCATGACAAGTGATTGAACCACATACAACATAAAATTCCCCTCCCTACAAATAGGTCCTAGACCAGTAAAACAATAAGCATCAGGGAGCAAACAACACCAAAACATGCAGAGACTAAAAACTATCCCCTTAACATACACTCACTCACCCGGAGCATAGCAACTCCATTTCCAACAATTTCCTCTCAAACTTCTCTCTTCCCAGTCCCACCTCAACTTCAATTATTTTCCTtatttcctctctctctctctctctctctctctctctctatatatatatatatatatatataagactaAAAACTATCCCCTTAACATACACTCACTCACCCGGAGCATAGCAACTCCATTTCCAACAATTTCCTCTCAAACTTCTCTCTTCCCAGTCCCACCTCAACTTCAATTATTTTCCTtatttcctctctctctctctctctctctctctctctctctctatatatatatatatatatatatatatatatatatatatatatatatatatatatacatcaatCTTCAATAGCTATACCTAGCTATATATAACACACTTCAAAAGCAAAATCCAAAGATCTCTCTAGCTTTTTCATCCTCCATCGTACGTGTGTCCATGGCACCCTCACACATGCAAAACGGTGACTACTACAACACCACCGATGACGAAAACGACGTTGTTAACTACTACAACACCACCGATGACATAGAAGAAGAAACCGAGGCCAAAACCAACAACATTGTTTTCAATGGTTCTTCATCTTCACGTCGTTCATCATTTTCATTGAGTAGGGTAATACTTGACCCGAGAGGAAAATGGGTAGAAGTATGGAACCGGATTTTTCTTTTGGTATGTGCAACGGGTTTATTTGTGGATCCATTGTTTTTCTACACGTTGTCTATAAGTGACACGTGTATGTGTCTGTTTATTGACGGTTGGTTGCTAGTTACCGTCACCGTTATCCGTTGCATCACGGACGCGTTACATCTATGGAATATTTGGTTACAGTTTTATATTGAGAAACGCTCCTCTTTTGGATTTGTTCATCGTACTACTCGTCCTCGTACTTCTTCACATGTTTTTCCTTACTTCAAATTTAATAAGGGGGTTTTCTTTGATATCTTTGTCATCCTCCCTCTACCTCAGgtagttatttatttttgtttattttttttgtttatagttAAGACTATAGAGAAACTCTAATATATATCTCTAAATtgcattttgtaaaaaaaagtaatatcaAAATTGTAGTTGCACTTTGGTATTCCTGGCAATTGCAGCTAATGTGGTCACAAGTTGTGATGTCATTTACTTTCTTCGATTAAATGTATGTAGTCTAAATTTAAATAGAATAGTATTTAACATTTAACATAAGACTACAATGGAGAGAGTTACTAATTAATTTGTGGACTTAATGAGCTTTGTGATTGTAAAATTATTAATCCTTCAACATAAGTACTCTATCCCTTAatttcttttaactttttaaatagccagcatatttgtttttttcttttctttttcagaaTGTACACAATTACTTTGTCATGTTGCATAATTCTGAGCTGGCAAATAAAGGTGACGACAAGCATGAAAACAACTTGTTTTTCTACATGCAGATTGTTGTACTAATTAACCTTACTTACTTGCATCACACTCTCACCCACAACTTCATCAATGATGATCATGTGCATGTTAATTAACATCCTTGTTTATAGCTTAATTATGATATTAAGAATTTACAGACTCGtggaaaaaaaactatattttactataattcaataaaaggaaataaatgtTGCAcacattcataatttttacgacttataaactatattttactaaacttaaaaattatatttaaatattcacTCTTTATGGGGACATTATTTCTTTTATGTCCCTCAATGCGCCATAaatcactttctttttttgggtaTAACTATATCTATCTCATGATGTATCCTTATTCTTATCATATTCAGTTTACCCTTATTATGTCGTCTCATGTTACGATTAAGTTTCAATGTTGGACACGAATATAAAGTCAAATAATCTTCGCTTCTAGAATGATGAAACTCATGTAAACTTTATAGATATAATCCAGTGTAATATGCTACAATATTTCgaatacatattttaaaaacaaaaagaaaaaaaaaatgaaagtcaTCAATGGCAGTGacgactttcataaaaaaattaaaaaaatcaaagtcaTGGCTGCCATCAAAGTCGTGGCTGCCATCCACGACTTTGcttaaaagctaaaaaaaaaaaatagaagttgtgggtaaataatttaaaaagtgcaCCTCTTTCCTAATATCCTCTAAAAAGTGCACTCTTTTGGTAATAGTCTCTATTATTGATCACTAATCACTATATACATTACAGGCATTAGTGTGTGTATttcatatgataaaaaaataaatttgccCATAAATATAGTCAGTTTTTAAATTACTCGATACACATaattactagtattatttttataaaaatgcccttgattaacaatttttttttatacaaaatagaaatttttaaTATACAACATAATTTTCTTAACATATGTGAAATTATTAAAATGTCACTGTTTTGTAGATTGTGTTATGGGTGACAATTCCGTCTATGTTAAAAGACGGATCAATTACGTGGGTGACGATTATATTGTTGACGATTTTCCTATTTCAATACCTCCCTAAAGTTTTTCACTCAGTCAACTTCCTGCGTCGCAAACTCGCAGCtggttatatttttggaaccatttGGTGGGGATTCGCTCTCAACATGATCGCTTATTTTGTCGCTTCCCATGTAAGTCTCTATAATACTCCGTTCGTCCTTTAATATAAATCCTCATTGCAAAttttacatatattaaaaaaaaagttgttagtGTAATTAATGTAACTATTTGTTGATTCAATTAGTCCAAGAATTGGCGGTCTGAACCAGAATATGAACAATAATCATATTAGCTTGTCTTACCTTCAAAGCTTATACAAGATAACATAACTTATTGTGCAattttgtgtgtgtatatatggTGAAACAGGCAGCAGGGCATGTTGGTATTTATTGGGACTTCAAAGGGGAATGAAGTGTCTAGGAGAGAAATGTGAGACAACAACAGGTTGTGGTTTGAGAACACTGTGCTGCAAAGAACCAATATACTATGGAAGCTATAGCATGATGAAGAAATTGGAGAAAACAAGGTTGATATGGGCACATAACAAGGATGCAAGGTTTACATGTTTAGATAGTGCTGACAACTATCAATATGGAGTTTATGAATTGAGTGTGCAACTTTTAGCAAATAATAGTCCAATCGAAAAGATACTCCTCCCTATCTTTTGGGGCTTAATGACTCTCAGGTAATTTTACATAACATACCcttcatgtttttaaattgcAGTTATTGTAATAATTGTGGTAATGttgcaacattttttttctgttgGGTAGCATAGTGACTAGACTCACTAAGTGTGGAAAATTGTGGAATTCAAGATTCGAACGCCTTCAATAATGTTTCTAGTAGCTACCAACTGAGTTACTTTAATGGGACTGTTACAAATTTTTATACTACgataaaatttgataaatattaaagccatttttttttccaaatagtCCAATGACTAGAATTTGAACCCTTAAGTTATTGATGCTTTGTTGAAGTTATTGATGCTTCATATGCACTCTATATGTCATTATCACAATTTTGTTGTTGGCATGATCAGCACTTTTGGGAACCTCCGGAGCTCAACAGAAAGGATGGAAACcgttttcaatattattatgtTGATCAGTGGCCTCCTTCTAGTCACTATGCTAATTGGAAACATGAAGGTATGTACATAAATAATACACTCAATTTGGGGTTAcatataacaaaaatatttcaaCACTTTGTTTTACTTGTGTACATATACACACCATTTTGTTTTGGAAGATTAGTTCTATTTTGGTGACATAAATTGCTTTTTTAGCCCTTCAATTCTTATGAAAAAAAGAATTTGATAATTCGAAATTCAGCCGGaagttaaagttttttttttttaaataattttttaagttgAAGATCAAATTCAAGTACTTTCGAGTTTCGAATTTCGATAGattcaaacaaaaattagtaGTTTATTATTAGtagtttattatttaatttttatgtggtGAATGGTAGGTATTTTTAAATGCTACAACATCGAAGAAGCGAGAGATGgaattgaagatgaagaacattGAATGGTGGATGAACAAAAGACGCTTGCCACAAGAGCTCCGACAACGTGTGCGTAACTACAAGAGACAATGTTGGACTGCAACGCGCGGAGTTGATGAATGTCAGTTAATCAAAAACCACCCCGAGGGTTTGCGAAGGGACATCAGGTACCATCTTCGTTTGGGTTTGGTgatgaaattctggtacacagtagacaagtgttgtccacgatgtgcagacacttgtcgtaacacttgtcttagcagtaagaacaataaaacagagcattaaaaacatatactgaaaagcataaacgacacacataattgttaacccagttcagcctaacagcctaatctgggggataccaatccaggaggaaattcactatcagcagtattaattcagagctaaactcccccgtttacaactcctcacttaatccctacccaatgcaacttctacctaggaactcctagatatgagaccccgtctcactcccctcaaccttacaaccagtaaggatttcaataacagcataatggagacactctccttgacaaagatgaagacacacttcaataacatcaccacctagccaacgactaagttcacaatttggagttgcttaaaagcttcctccaattacaatactcaactcattacctataggtttctgagtgaggacatagtgaccatctcacaacccgagtggttcactttacaccaactctcctagagagtggcttaaagacacgaaacccttaaaagactacatttttgatattctatttttgcttcaagtttcggtcaataaaatagggttagcagcaccctttatatagcacagcctcgtgggcttttcacaatgattcagctccaagaaatcttctagatgcaaaatatatatttttaccaaatctttctttgcatcaaatattcctcccataaatatatttgttgtaaatatattttaaaattaaatcttctaatcttcttgaagcacaaagatttatttgaaataaatcttttatattttctgcagcaatcttcacaagatatatttttgaaacaaatattatattttctaaaaatataattcctttagaaaatagaactagggttcagctgccttctgaaacacattgatcacgtgcgccttgttgagtaagaaaccacgaaacaattcttcaatcaaatcttcgaaagattgagtagaaaataaaaacgctagctggcgcgaacaatcagacatacaagtgttgttacatctgtcgcaacacttggcgtaagcacatatgtctcaacccttgactaaaagatgtttttgcaaaatgtagccaacatacaaaaacccaacaggtGAGACAGGTAATGTTGCCAAATTTTGATTACATCTTTTTGCTTATGATTTTGGATTAAAGGTGGCAATGATGATCACTTTCACATGAGGGAAAGAGGACTTGAATGTTAATGCTTCAATATTTTGTTTAGGTGCCATTATTTCAGCATATGGATGAATTGGTGCTAGAGAACATTTGTGACCGTGTCAAGTCCCTTGTATTCACAAAAGGAGAAACAGTAAGTTTTAAATTGCATTTGCCACAGTAACCATCCAATCTAGATCGAAAGGTCAAGATTTAAGCTCACCATTTTAAAattcttaaataaaatttaaaatcaattttttctggATCATTTTGATCATGATCGGATGGTTACCGACACCCTAAATGCGTGACTACATATGAAAGCAACAACTACGGTTGAGTAATCATCATTTGATCATGATCGGATGGTTACCGACACCCTAAGCAATTTCTCACCGTCAACTAATTAATCATAATcatcatattattaaaaatgtttaacttgtattataataatttctaaaattacaCATACTAATTGGTTATAATTTGTTaacattgtaatttttttacacCTACAATGcatcaaaattaaactttttataaatAGTTAACTAGAAACATGAATTATGTATGGTTAATTATGTTATACATACAGCTAACAAGAGAGGGAGATCTGGTTCAAAGAATGCTATTTGTAGTAAGGGGTCATCTTCAAAGTAGCCAAGTCCTAAGAGATGGAGTAAAAAGTTGTTGCATGTTAGGGCCAGGAAACTTTAGTGGTGATGAACTTCTATCATGGTGTTTAAGAAGGCCATTTATACCGCGCCTTCCGACATCATCATCAACCTTGGTCACACTTGAAGCAACAGAGGTATTTGGACTTGAAGTTGAGGATGTCAAATATGTGACACACCATTTCAGGTATATAAGTATTTCTTTAATCATGTTATTGGTGTGAAATATCTGGATATGGATTGGGTGTATTCAGATTGTTTGTACAGTCATGCAGTCAACTATTTTAATGGTCCAGATCCAAagttcacaaaataaataaaatggatGGTTGAGATTACCTGCAGTCAATATTTTGACTGCAGAAAATCCATTTCCGAAATATCTAGTTATGATTAAGTGCCcgtttgttattgtttttgtgTGAAAGAATAAGTTTTTTTCAACAAATGATCGATTTTAAAAGggaaattttattcatttgtaaatgatttttttaaaaatgaaaacacgaatgaaaaataaaactagaaaaaactCTTTTAAATAAGAAGCTGTTTTGAGTATCCtccttttttttaactatttcgtttagaaaaaataatttttaaacacAAAATAGCTTCTTTtcgttttcaaaaaaaaaaatcacaaaataaatcacaaaattgtcaaatatcaattattttttatataatttgtgaTAAATGGCTTATGGTTTCTTTTGGCAAACCATATTTCAGGGACACATTTACAAACGAAAATGTTTGGAGAAGTGTTAGATATTACTCACCTGTTTGGAGAATCTGGGCTGCTGTGGCAATTCAGTTGGCTTGGAGAAGGTATAGACATAGATCGACTTTAacttctttatcttttattaggCTTTGTAGACCTTTATCAAGGTCCAGATCTATGGAAGAGGTTAGACTTCATCTTTATACGGTCTTGTCAACCTTACCGAAGCCAAATCAAAGATGATTTTGACTCTTCAAAATATTGTGAAAATGATTAATGTATAGTAGTGTATATGTATAGGTGGagttttgcgacaatggttatttttatttaccCTTTAGATTATTGTACTATTGAACTTTATTTTGACCATGTGccgattttttttaataattttttagtaaatcaCTAAATTGACCTTTAATATTGTAAGACGTCAATCAATTTAATAATCTTATTAAGTTCTTTTGTTATGTTGCATGAGCTGACACATAAGTGTTTATATTAAACTCAACATATGCAAATTAGTTATGGGTGAAATTCGCTTATTTATTTCTATTCATCACACGCACTACTCAACTCAATGAAGAGAAACACtttatataaaagatataacagtcaaaatttatatttaaggcGGACAATACCTCAAAAGCTCTTACAAGGGATAACCATTTTATTAGATGACTTCGGCTAGCTGTCCACAATCCatagttattatattatttttaactctGTTTGAATTTTAGATTGCAATTGCAACATGCATAAAAACTTACATAATCCACCATACAAATGTGAcattaaatgaaatcaaaacTCTAGACCAACTTCAATTTCAGTATGTGTttaactctgattgcattttaCATAAAAACTTGCATAGCTCACCATGCAtacatattaaattaaaaataagatcGATGTGCAACTTTGATTTCTTTAACATCATGCATGTTCAAGATATTTGTTGACAAGAGGatcaaaatggaaaagaaaactCATTCTCATTGAATTgggaaaaaaatgaaagttatCTGTTACATAGCAGTGAGGCTTGTGCCTTATATATATTTCTCTATAAAGGGTAATTTACTATTTACCAAACTAATATTtactaaactaatatttaccaAGTTAACTAATCTAGGTAAAACTAATCAGTATAATAAagctaataatattatttttgacTTTGCATGTTCAAGATATTCATTGCTAACATCATTAATTTCAAAACTCTACACCAACTGCACTTTGTGACTTCCAATGTCTTGCTTTCTCAAATCCATTGGTATAGTTTTCAAAATCATCAATAGTTTGGTCAATCTCTTGTTGAGTATTCATCACAAAGGGTCCAAATTGTACTATTGGTTCACCTAATGGTTCACCTCCAACTAAAATAAACCTAAGAACCTTAGATGATTTATTCCATGCCTCTAGACCATCCCCTAAACCTAGAAGGACAATATGGTGAGAAGTTGTAGGATGAGATTTTTTATTTCCAAAAATACCCTCTCCTTCTAAGATGTACACAAAAGCATTCCAAGATTTTGGTACAAGTTGTTGTAGGTGTGATCCTGGTTCAAGAGTAAAATCCAAATACATTGTTGGTGTTCTTGTGTAAATTGGTGACTTTAC encodes:
- the LOC123920616 gene encoding cyclic nucleotide-gated ion channel 4-like, whose amino-acid sequence is MAPSHMQNGDYYNTTDDENDVVNYYNTTDDIEEETEAKTNNIVFNGSSSSRRSSFSLSRVILDPRGKWVEVWNRIFLLVCATGLFVDPLFFYTLSISDTCMCLFIDGWLLVTVTVIRCITDALHLWNIWLQFYIEKRSSFGFVHRTTRPRTSSHVFPYFKFNKGVFFDIFVILPLPQIVLWVTIPSMLKDGSITWVTIILLTIFLFQYLPKVFHSVNFLRRKLAAGYIFGTIWWGFALNMIAYFVASHVSSRACWYLLGLQRGMKCLGEKCETTTGCGLRTLCCKEPIYYGSYSMMKKLEKTRLIWAHNKDARFTCLDSADNYQYGVYELSVQLLANNSPIEKILLPIFWGLMTLSTFGNLRSSTERMETVFNIIMLISGLLLVTMLIGNMKVFLNATTSKKREMELKMKNIEWWMNKRRLPQELRQRVRNYKRQCWTATRGVDECQLIKNHPEGLRRDIRYHLRLGLVRQVPLFQHMDELVLENICDRVKSLVFTKGETLTREGDLVQRMLFVVRGHLQSSQVLRDGVKSCCMLGPGNFSGDELLSWCLRRPFIPRLPTSSSTLVTLEATEVFGLEVEDVKYVTHHFRDTFTNENVWRSVRYYSPVWRIWAAVAIQLAWRRYRHRSTLTSLSFIRLCRPLSRSRSMEEVRLHLYTVLSTLPKPNQR